A section of the Sebastes fasciatus isolate fSebFas1 chromosome 5, fSebFas1.pri, whole genome shotgun sequence genome encodes:
- the edem3 gene encoding ER degradation-enhancing alpha-mannosidase-like protein 3 isoform X2, with product MPAVLFLSMLLGAFSSLGQTMLREEKQRLRNQVVEMFDHAYQNYMDHAYPADELMPLTCRGRVRGLEPSRGDVDDALGKFSLTLIDTLDTLVLLNKTTEFEAAVRRVLTDVRLDNDIVVSVFETNIRVLGGLLGGHSMAVMLKEGGQHMQWYQDELLHMAKELGFRLLPAFNTSSGLPYPRVNLKYGVRGPETRTGTETDTCTACAGTIILEFAALSRFTGEPVFEAHARRALDFLWEKRQRNSNLVGTTINIHSGEWVRRDSGVGAGIDSYYEYLLKAYILLGDDLFLERFNIHYASIMKYISQPPLLLDVHIHKPLLPARTWMDSLLAFFPGLQVLKGDIRPAIETHEMLYQVTKKHNFLPEAFTTDFRVHWAQHPLRPEFAESTYFLYKATGDPYYLEAGRTILDNLNRFARVPCGFAAMKDVRTGSHEDRMDSFFLAEMFKYLFLLFADAEDLPFDVEDYVFTTEAHLLPLSLSTASHSSSIRSNRTFQSVEELDDSNYDWTCPNTRLLFPDPAFPRNLREPIRSAVDKSCPRPAPYREPGMGRPPLSAQDFMANNPEHLELLRRMGVSLIHLKDGRVQLVQHATQAVSAVAAEDGVRFMQEMMELSSQQQKEQLPPRAIQIISHPFFGRVVLTAGPAQFGIDLSKSSTGVRGFVTVAEPYSGCTEITNAEYVQGNIALLQRGQCMFAEKARHIQKAGAIGGIVIDDNDGSSSDTAPLFQMAGDGRSTDDVTMPLLFLFHKEGNILLEALKEYREVEVLLSDKARDRGVDVQEAEEDCLTDATTPTSFEPITQSQISTLELDELAPEEVTASQEEVSPVDQDTSPAAEVSPPEEEASPAEDVRPPEEEAKEAEADSSKEERDSEKREEPEGDTDSSSQSVDELLADWREDLEAFQQMEKDEL from the exons ATGCCAGCTGTACTGTTCTTATCGATGCTGCTCGGAGCTTTCTCCAGCCTCGGACAGACCATGTTACGAGAGGAGAAGCAGAGGTTGAG GAACCAAGTGGTTGAGATGTTTGACCATGCATATCAGAATTATATG gaCCATGCGTACCCAGCAGATGAGCTGATGCCACTAACATGCAGAGGAAGAGTACGTGGGCTCGAACCCAGCCGAGGTGACGTAGACGACGCTCTGGGAAA GTTCTCTCTGACCCTCATAGACACTCTGGACACCCTGGTG CTTTTGAACAAGACAACAGAGTTTGAGGCTGCGGTGAGAAGAGTGCTGACAGATGTGAGACTGGACAACGACATTGTGGTGTCGGTGTTCGAAACCAACATACGGGTCCTTGG aggtCTGTTGGGAGGTCACTCCATGGCTGTGATGCTGAAGGAGGGAGGTCAACACATGCAGTGGTACCAGGATGAGCTCCTGCACATGGCCAAAGAACTGGGCTTCCGACTGCTGCCAGCCTTCAACACCAGCAGTGGCCTGCCTTATCCCAGG GTGAACCTGAAGTATGGTGTCAGGGGTCCTGAGACGAGAACGGGCACAGAAACAGACACCTGCACCGCGTGTGCAGGAACCATCATCCTGGAGTTTGCTGCCTTAAGTCGCTTCACCGGGGAACCTGTGTTTGAG GCCCATGCCCGGAGAGCTCTGGACTTTCTGTGggagaagagacagagaaacagcaaTCTGGTGGGAACCACCATCAACATCCACTCTGGAGAGTGGGTCCGCAGGG ACAGCGGAGTAGGAGCGGGAATTGACTCATACTATGAATACCTGCTAAAGGCTTACATCCTCTTGGGAGATGACCTGTTTCTGGAGCGGTTTAATATT CACTATGCATCTATAATGAAGTACATTAGCCAGCCTCCGCTGCTGCTGGACGTCCACATCCACAAACCTCTGCTTCCCGCTCGCACCTGGATGGACTCGCTGCTGGCCTTCTTCCCTGGACTGCAG GTGTTGAAGGGAGATATCCGTCCTGCCATCGAGACTCACGAGATGTTGTATCAAGttacaaagaaacacaacttCCTCCCCGAG GCCTTCACTACTGATTTCAGGGTACACTGGGCCCAACATCCCCTGAGGCCTGAGTTTGCAGAGAGCACCTATTTCCTTTACAAG GCCACAGGAGACCCTTATTACCTGGAGGCAGGTCGCACCATCCTGGACAACCTCAACCGTTTTGCTCGCGTTCCCTGCGGCTTCGCTGCAATGAAGGACGTACGCACCGGGAGCCACGAGGACAG AATGGACTCGTTCTTCCTTGCCGAGATGTTCAAATACCTGTTCCTGCTGTTTGCTGATGCAGAGGACTTACCGTTCGACGTGGAGGACTACGTCTTCACAACTGAGGCCCACCTGCTGCCCCTGTCCCTCTCCACAGCGTCTCACTCTTCATCTATTCGTTCAAACAGAACG TTTCAGTCGGTGGAGGAGCTGGACGACTCCAACTACGATTGGACCTGCCCCAACACTCGCCTGCTGTTTCCTGACCCCGCCTTCCCTCGTAACCTGAGAGAACCGATCCGTAGTGCTGTGGACAAGAGCTGCCCCCGCCCTGCTCCTTACCG ggAGCCCGGTATGGGCCGTCCTCCCCTGAGTGCTCAGGACTTCATGGCAAACAACCCTGAACATCTGGAGCTGCTGAGGAGAATGGGAGTCAGTCTCATCCACCTGAAAGATGGCAGGGTGCAGCTGGTCCAGCATGCGACACAG GCGGTGAGTGCGGTGGCAGCAGAGGACGGCGTGCGCTTCATGCAGGAGATGATGGAGCTGTCcagccagcagcagaaggagcagcTGCCTCCCAGAGCCATTCAGATCATCTCTCATCCATTCTTTGGCAGGGTTGTGCTGACCGCCGGCCCAGCACAATTTGGCATAGACCTGTCCAAAAGTTCCACAGGG GTACGAGGCTTCGTGACTGTGGCTGAGCCTTACAGCGGCTGTACGGAGATCACCAATGCTGAGTACGTCCAGGGCAACATCGCTCTGCTCCAGAGGGGTCAGTGTATGTTTGCAGAGAAGGCCCGACACATCCAGAAGGCTGGTGCCATCGGAGGCATCGTCATCG ATGACAACGACGGCAGCAGCAGCGACACCGCTCCCCTGTTTCAGATGGCCGGGGACGGCCGCAGCACCGACGACGTCACCAtgccgctcctcttcctcttccacaaGGAGGGCAACATCCTGTTGGAGGCGCTGAAGGAGTACCGGGAGGTGGAGGTGCTGCTGAGCGACAAAGCCAGAGACAGAG GTGTGGACGTGCAGGAAGCGGAGGAAGACTGCTTAACGGACGCAACAACTCCCACCTCATTTGAACCCATCACACAATCGCAAATTAGCACGTTGGAGCTGGACGAGTTGGCTCCCGAGGAGGTCACCGCATCACAGGAGGAGGTCAGTCCTGTAGATCAAGACACTAGTCCTGCAGCGGAAGTTAGTCCGCCAGAAGAGGAAGCTAGTCCCGCAGAGGACGTTCGACCACCAGAAGAGGAAGCCAAAGAAGCAGAGGCTGATTCCTCCAAAGAGGAGAGAGACtctgagaagagagaggagccTGAAGGCGACACAGACTCAAGCAGCCAGTCGGTGGACGAACTGCTGGCTGATTGGCGGGAAGACTTGGAGGCGTTCCAGCAGATGGAGAAGGATGAGCTCTGA
- the edem3 gene encoding ER degradation-enhancing alpha-mannosidase-like protein 3 isoform X1, with protein sequence MPAVLFLSMLLGAFSSLGQTMLREEKQRLRNQVVEMFDHAYQNYMDHAYPADELMPLTCRGRVRGLEPSRGDVDDALGKFSLTLIDTLDTLVLLNKTTEFEAAVRRVLTDVRLDNDIVVSVFETNIRVLGGLLGGHSMAVMLKEGGQHMQWYQDELLHMAKELGFRLLPAFNTSSGLPYPRVNLKYGVRGPETRTGTETDTCTACAGTIILEFAALSRFTGEPVFEAHARRALDFLWEKRQRNSNLVGTTINIHSGEWVRRDSGVGAGIDSYYEYLLKAYILLGDDLFLERFNIHYASIMKYISQPPLLLDVHIHKPLLPARTWMDSLLAFFPGLQVLKGDIRPAIETHEMLYQVTKKHNFLPEAFTTDFRVHWAQHPLRPEFAESTYFLYKATGDPYYLEAGRTILDNLNRFARVPCGFAAMKDVRTGSHEDRMDSFFLAEMFKYLFLLFADAEDLPFDVEDYVFTTEAHLLPLSLSTASHSSSIRSNRTFQSVEELDDSNYDWTCPNTRLLFPDPAFPRNLREPIRSAVDKSCPRPAPYREPGMGRPPLSAQDFMANNPEHLELLRRMGVSLIHLKDGRVQLVQHATQAVSAVAAEDGVRFMQEMMELSSQQQKEQLPPRAIQIISHPFFGRVVLTAGPAQFGIDLSKSSTGVRGFVTVAEPYSGCTEITNAEYVQGNIALLQRGQCMFAEKARHIQKAGAIGGIVIDDNDGSSSDTAPLFQMAGDGRSTDDVTMPLLFLFHKEGNILLEALKEYREVEVLLSDKARDRATIFKGKPLPGSLIESSVDVQEAEEDCLTDATTPTSFEPITQSQISTLELDELAPEEVTASQEEVSPVDQDTSPAAEVSPPEEEASPAEDVRPPEEEAKEAEADSSKEERDSEKREEPEGDTDSSSQSVDELLADWREDLEAFQQMEKDEL encoded by the exons ATGCCAGCTGTACTGTTCTTATCGATGCTGCTCGGAGCTTTCTCCAGCCTCGGACAGACCATGTTACGAGAGGAGAAGCAGAGGTTGAG GAACCAAGTGGTTGAGATGTTTGACCATGCATATCAGAATTATATG gaCCATGCGTACCCAGCAGATGAGCTGATGCCACTAACATGCAGAGGAAGAGTACGTGGGCTCGAACCCAGCCGAGGTGACGTAGACGACGCTCTGGGAAA GTTCTCTCTGACCCTCATAGACACTCTGGACACCCTGGTG CTTTTGAACAAGACAACAGAGTTTGAGGCTGCGGTGAGAAGAGTGCTGACAGATGTGAGACTGGACAACGACATTGTGGTGTCGGTGTTCGAAACCAACATACGGGTCCTTGG aggtCTGTTGGGAGGTCACTCCATGGCTGTGATGCTGAAGGAGGGAGGTCAACACATGCAGTGGTACCAGGATGAGCTCCTGCACATGGCCAAAGAACTGGGCTTCCGACTGCTGCCAGCCTTCAACACCAGCAGTGGCCTGCCTTATCCCAGG GTGAACCTGAAGTATGGTGTCAGGGGTCCTGAGACGAGAACGGGCACAGAAACAGACACCTGCACCGCGTGTGCAGGAACCATCATCCTGGAGTTTGCTGCCTTAAGTCGCTTCACCGGGGAACCTGTGTTTGAG GCCCATGCCCGGAGAGCTCTGGACTTTCTGTGggagaagagacagagaaacagcaaTCTGGTGGGAACCACCATCAACATCCACTCTGGAGAGTGGGTCCGCAGGG ACAGCGGAGTAGGAGCGGGAATTGACTCATACTATGAATACCTGCTAAAGGCTTACATCCTCTTGGGAGATGACCTGTTTCTGGAGCGGTTTAATATT CACTATGCATCTATAATGAAGTACATTAGCCAGCCTCCGCTGCTGCTGGACGTCCACATCCACAAACCTCTGCTTCCCGCTCGCACCTGGATGGACTCGCTGCTGGCCTTCTTCCCTGGACTGCAG GTGTTGAAGGGAGATATCCGTCCTGCCATCGAGACTCACGAGATGTTGTATCAAGttacaaagaaacacaacttCCTCCCCGAG GCCTTCACTACTGATTTCAGGGTACACTGGGCCCAACATCCCCTGAGGCCTGAGTTTGCAGAGAGCACCTATTTCCTTTACAAG GCCACAGGAGACCCTTATTACCTGGAGGCAGGTCGCACCATCCTGGACAACCTCAACCGTTTTGCTCGCGTTCCCTGCGGCTTCGCTGCAATGAAGGACGTACGCACCGGGAGCCACGAGGACAG AATGGACTCGTTCTTCCTTGCCGAGATGTTCAAATACCTGTTCCTGCTGTTTGCTGATGCAGAGGACTTACCGTTCGACGTGGAGGACTACGTCTTCACAACTGAGGCCCACCTGCTGCCCCTGTCCCTCTCCACAGCGTCTCACTCTTCATCTATTCGTTCAAACAGAACG TTTCAGTCGGTGGAGGAGCTGGACGACTCCAACTACGATTGGACCTGCCCCAACACTCGCCTGCTGTTTCCTGACCCCGCCTTCCCTCGTAACCTGAGAGAACCGATCCGTAGTGCTGTGGACAAGAGCTGCCCCCGCCCTGCTCCTTACCG ggAGCCCGGTATGGGCCGTCCTCCCCTGAGTGCTCAGGACTTCATGGCAAACAACCCTGAACATCTGGAGCTGCTGAGGAGAATGGGAGTCAGTCTCATCCACCTGAAAGATGGCAGGGTGCAGCTGGTCCAGCATGCGACACAG GCGGTGAGTGCGGTGGCAGCAGAGGACGGCGTGCGCTTCATGCAGGAGATGATGGAGCTGTCcagccagcagcagaaggagcagcTGCCTCCCAGAGCCATTCAGATCATCTCTCATCCATTCTTTGGCAGGGTTGTGCTGACCGCCGGCCCAGCACAATTTGGCATAGACCTGTCCAAAAGTTCCACAGGG GTACGAGGCTTCGTGACTGTGGCTGAGCCTTACAGCGGCTGTACGGAGATCACCAATGCTGAGTACGTCCAGGGCAACATCGCTCTGCTCCAGAGGGGTCAGTGTATGTTTGCAGAGAAGGCCCGACACATCCAGAAGGCTGGTGCCATCGGAGGCATCGTCATCG ATGACAACGACGGCAGCAGCAGCGACACCGCTCCCCTGTTTCAGATGGCCGGGGACGGCCGCAGCACCGACGACGTCACCAtgccgctcctcttcctcttccacaaGGAGGGCAACATCCTGTTGGAGGCGCTGAAGGAGTACCGGGAGGTGGAGGTGCTGCTGAGCGACAAAGCCAGAGACAGAG CAACCATATTCAAAGGTAAACCTCTTCCTGGCAGCCTAATTGAGAGCA GTGTGGACGTGCAGGAAGCGGAGGAAGACTGCTTAACGGACGCAACAACTCCCACCTCATTTGAACCCATCACACAATCGCAAATTAGCACGTTGGAGCTGGACGAGTTGGCTCCCGAGGAGGTCACCGCATCACAGGAGGAGGTCAGTCCTGTAGATCAAGACACTAGTCCTGCAGCGGAAGTTAGTCCGCCAGAAGAGGAAGCTAGTCCCGCAGAGGACGTTCGACCACCAGAAGAGGAAGCCAAAGAAGCAGAGGCTGATTCCTCCAAAGAGGAGAGAGACtctgagaagagagaggagccTGAAGGCGACACAGACTCAAGCAGCCAGTCGGTGGACGAACTGCTGGCTGATTGGCGGGAAGACTTGGAGGCGTTCCAGCAGATGGAGAAGGATGAGCTCTGA
- the edem3 gene encoding ER degradation-enhancing alpha-mannosidase-like protein 3 isoform X3, whose protein sequence is MAVMLKEGGQHMQWYQDELLHMAKELGFRLLPAFNTSSGLPYPRVNLKYGVRGPETRTGTETDTCTACAGTIILEFAALSRFTGEPVFEAHARRALDFLWEKRQRNSNLVGTTINIHSGEWVRRDSGVGAGIDSYYEYLLKAYILLGDDLFLERFNIHYASIMKYISQPPLLLDVHIHKPLLPARTWMDSLLAFFPGLQVLKGDIRPAIETHEMLYQVTKKHNFLPEAFTTDFRVHWAQHPLRPEFAESTYFLYKATGDPYYLEAGRTILDNLNRFARVPCGFAAMKDVRTGSHEDRMDSFFLAEMFKYLFLLFADAEDLPFDVEDYVFTTEAHLLPLSLSTASHSSSIRSNRTFQSVEELDDSNYDWTCPNTRLLFPDPAFPRNLREPIRSAVDKSCPRPAPYREPGMGRPPLSAQDFMANNPEHLELLRRMGVSLIHLKDGRVQLVQHATQAVSAVAAEDGVRFMQEMMELSSQQQKEQLPPRAIQIISHPFFGRVVLTAGPAQFGIDLSKSSTGVRGFVTVAEPYSGCTEITNAEYVQGNIALLQRGQCMFAEKARHIQKAGAIGGIVIDDNDGSSSDTAPLFQMAGDGRSTDDVTMPLLFLFHKEGNILLEALKEYREVEVLLSDKARDRATIFKGKPLPGSLIESSVDVQEAEEDCLTDATTPTSFEPITQSQISTLELDELAPEEVTASQEEVSPVDQDTSPAAEVSPPEEEASPAEDVRPPEEEAKEAEADSSKEERDSEKREEPEGDTDSSSQSVDELLADWREDLEAFQQMEKDEL, encoded by the exons ATGGCTGTGATGCTGAAGGAGGGAGGTCAACACATGCAGTGGTACCAGGATGAGCTCCTGCACATGGCCAAAGAACTGGGCTTCCGACTGCTGCCAGCCTTCAACACCAGCAGTGGCCTGCCTTATCCCAGG GTGAACCTGAAGTATGGTGTCAGGGGTCCTGAGACGAGAACGGGCACAGAAACAGACACCTGCACCGCGTGTGCAGGAACCATCATCCTGGAGTTTGCTGCCTTAAGTCGCTTCACCGGGGAACCTGTGTTTGAG GCCCATGCCCGGAGAGCTCTGGACTTTCTGTGggagaagagacagagaaacagcaaTCTGGTGGGAACCACCATCAACATCCACTCTGGAGAGTGGGTCCGCAGGG ACAGCGGAGTAGGAGCGGGAATTGACTCATACTATGAATACCTGCTAAAGGCTTACATCCTCTTGGGAGATGACCTGTTTCTGGAGCGGTTTAATATT CACTATGCATCTATAATGAAGTACATTAGCCAGCCTCCGCTGCTGCTGGACGTCCACATCCACAAACCTCTGCTTCCCGCTCGCACCTGGATGGACTCGCTGCTGGCCTTCTTCCCTGGACTGCAG GTGTTGAAGGGAGATATCCGTCCTGCCATCGAGACTCACGAGATGTTGTATCAAGttacaaagaaacacaacttCCTCCCCGAG GCCTTCACTACTGATTTCAGGGTACACTGGGCCCAACATCCCCTGAGGCCTGAGTTTGCAGAGAGCACCTATTTCCTTTACAAG GCCACAGGAGACCCTTATTACCTGGAGGCAGGTCGCACCATCCTGGACAACCTCAACCGTTTTGCTCGCGTTCCCTGCGGCTTCGCTGCAATGAAGGACGTACGCACCGGGAGCCACGAGGACAG AATGGACTCGTTCTTCCTTGCCGAGATGTTCAAATACCTGTTCCTGCTGTTTGCTGATGCAGAGGACTTACCGTTCGACGTGGAGGACTACGTCTTCACAACTGAGGCCCACCTGCTGCCCCTGTCCCTCTCCACAGCGTCTCACTCTTCATCTATTCGTTCAAACAGAACG TTTCAGTCGGTGGAGGAGCTGGACGACTCCAACTACGATTGGACCTGCCCCAACACTCGCCTGCTGTTTCCTGACCCCGCCTTCCCTCGTAACCTGAGAGAACCGATCCGTAGTGCTGTGGACAAGAGCTGCCCCCGCCCTGCTCCTTACCG ggAGCCCGGTATGGGCCGTCCTCCCCTGAGTGCTCAGGACTTCATGGCAAACAACCCTGAACATCTGGAGCTGCTGAGGAGAATGGGAGTCAGTCTCATCCACCTGAAAGATGGCAGGGTGCAGCTGGTCCAGCATGCGACACAG GCGGTGAGTGCGGTGGCAGCAGAGGACGGCGTGCGCTTCATGCAGGAGATGATGGAGCTGTCcagccagcagcagaaggagcagcTGCCTCCCAGAGCCATTCAGATCATCTCTCATCCATTCTTTGGCAGGGTTGTGCTGACCGCCGGCCCAGCACAATTTGGCATAGACCTGTCCAAAAGTTCCACAGGG GTACGAGGCTTCGTGACTGTGGCTGAGCCTTACAGCGGCTGTACGGAGATCACCAATGCTGAGTACGTCCAGGGCAACATCGCTCTGCTCCAGAGGGGTCAGTGTATGTTTGCAGAGAAGGCCCGACACATCCAGAAGGCTGGTGCCATCGGAGGCATCGTCATCG ATGACAACGACGGCAGCAGCAGCGACACCGCTCCCCTGTTTCAGATGGCCGGGGACGGCCGCAGCACCGACGACGTCACCAtgccgctcctcttcctcttccacaaGGAGGGCAACATCCTGTTGGAGGCGCTGAAGGAGTACCGGGAGGTGGAGGTGCTGCTGAGCGACAAAGCCAGAGACAGAG CAACCATATTCAAAGGTAAACCTCTTCCTGGCAGCCTAATTGAGAGCA GTGTGGACGTGCAGGAAGCGGAGGAAGACTGCTTAACGGACGCAACAACTCCCACCTCATTTGAACCCATCACACAATCGCAAATTAGCACGTTGGAGCTGGACGAGTTGGCTCCCGAGGAGGTCACCGCATCACAGGAGGAGGTCAGTCCTGTAGATCAAGACACTAGTCCTGCAGCGGAAGTTAGTCCGCCAGAAGAGGAAGCTAGTCCCGCAGAGGACGTTCGACCACCAGAAGAGGAAGCCAAAGAAGCAGAGGCTGATTCCTCCAAAGAGGAGAGAGACtctgagaagagagaggagccTGAAGGCGACACAGACTCAAGCAGCCAGTCGGTGGACGAACTGCTGGCTGATTGGCGGGAAGACTTGGAGGCGTTCCAGCAGATGGAGAAGGATGAGCTCTGA
- the edem3 gene encoding ER degradation-enhancing alpha-mannosidase-like protein 3 isoform X4, with protein MAVMLKEGGQHMQWYQDELLHMAKELGFRLLPAFNTSSGLPYPRVNLKYGVRGPETRTGTETDTCTACAGTIILEFAALSRFTGEPVFEAHARRALDFLWEKRQRNSNLVGTTINIHSGEWVRRDSGVGAGIDSYYEYLLKAYILLGDDLFLERFNIHYASIMKYISQPPLLLDVHIHKPLLPARTWMDSLLAFFPGLQVLKGDIRPAIETHEMLYQVTKKHNFLPEAFTTDFRVHWAQHPLRPEFAESTYFLYKATGDPYYLEAGRTILDNLNRFARVPCGFAAMKDVRTGSHEDRMDSFFLAEMFKYLFLLFADAEDLPFDVEDYVFTTEAHLLPLSLSTASHSSSIRSNRTFQSVEELDDSNYDWTCPNTRLLFPDPAFPRNLREPIRSAVDKSCPRPAPYREPGMGRPPLSAQDFMANNPEHLELLRRMGVSLIHLKDGRVQLVQHATQAVSAVAAEDGVRFMQEMMELSSQQQKEQLPPRAIQIISHPFFGRVVLTAGPAQFGIDLSKSSTGVRGFVTVAEPYSGCTEITNAEYVQGNIALLQRGQCMFAEKARHIQKAGAIGGIVIDDNDGSSSDTAPLFQMAGDGRSTDDVTMPLLFLFHKEGNILLEALKEYREVEVLLSDKARDRGVDVQEAEEDCLTDATTPTSFEPITQSQISTLELDELAPEEVTASQEEVSPVDQDTSPAAEVSPPEEEASPAEDVRPPEEEAKEAEADSSKEERDSEKREEPEGDTDSSSQSVDELLADWREDLEAFQQMEKDEL; from the exons ATGGCTGTGATGCTGAAGGAGGGAGGTCAACACATGCAGTGGTACCAGGATGAGCTCCTGCACATGGCCAAAGAACTGGGCTTCCGACTGCTGCCAGCCTTCAACACCAGCAGTGGCCTGCCTTATCCCAGG GTGAACCTGAAGTATGGTGTCAGGGGTCCTGAGACGAGAACGGGCACAGAAACAGACACCTGCACCGCGTGTGCAGGAACCATCATCCTGGAGTTTGCTGCCTTAAGTCGCTTCACCGGGGAACCTGTGTTTGAG GCCCATGCCCGGAGAGCTCTGGACTTTCTGTGggagaagagacagagaaacagcaaTCTGGTGGGAACCACCATCAACATCCACTCTGGAGAGTGGGTCCGCAGGG ACAGCGGAGTAGGAGCGGGAATTGACTCATACTATGAATACCTGCTAAAGGCTTACATCCTCTTGGGAGATGACCTGTTTCTGGAGCGGTTTAATATT CACTATGCATCTATAATGAAGTACATTAGCCAGCCTCCGCTGCTGCTGGACGTCCACATCCACAAACCTCTGCTTCCCGCTCGCACCTGGATGGACTCGCTGCTGGCCTTCTTCCCTGGACTGCAG GTGTTGAAGGGAGATATCCGTCCTGCCATCGAGACTCACGAGATGTTGTATCAAGttacaaagaaacacaacttCCTCCCCGAG GCCTTCACTACTGATTTCAGGGTACACTGGGCCCAACATCCCCTGAGGCCTGAGTTTGCAGAGAGCACCTATTTCCTTTACAAG GCCACAGGAGACCCTTATTACCTGGAGGCAGGTCGCACCATCCTGGACAACCTCAACCGTTTTGCTCGCGTTCCCTGCGGCTTCGCTGCAATGAAGGACGTACGCACCGGGAGCCACGAGGACAG AATGGACTCGTTCTTCCTTGCCGAGATGTTCAAATACCTGTTCCTGCTGTTTGCTGATGCAGAGGACTTACCGTTCGACGTGGAGGACTACGTCTTCACAACTGAGGCCCACCTGCTGCCCCTGTCCCTCTCCACAGCGTCTCACTCTTCATCTATTCGTTCAAACAGAACG TTTCAGTCGGTGGAGGAGCTGGACGACTCCAACTACGATTGGACCTGCCCCAACACTCGCCTGCTGTTTCCTGACCCCGCCTTCCCTCGTAACCTGAGAGAACCGATCCGTAGTGCTGTGGACAAGAGCTGCCCCCGCCCTGCTCCTTACCG ggAGCCCGGTATGGGCCGTCCTCCCCTGAGTGCTCAGGACTTCATGGCAAACAACCCTGAACATCTGGAGCTGCTGAGGAGAATGGGAGTCAGTCTCATCCACCTGAAAGATGGCAGGGTGCAGCTGGTCCAGCATGCGACACAG GCGGTGAGTGCGGTGGCAGCAGAGGACGGCGTGCGCTTCATGCAGGAGATGATGGAGCTGTCcagccagcagcagaaggagcagcTGCCTCCCAGAGCCATTCAGATCATCTCTCATCCATTCTTTGGCAGGGTTGTGCTGACCGCCGGCCCAGCACAATTTGGCATAGACCTGTCCAAAAGTTCCACAGGG GTACGAGGCTTCGTGACTGTGGCTGAGCCTTACAGCGGCTGTACGGAGATCACCAATGCTGAGTACGTCCAGGGCAACATCGCTCTGCTCCAGAGGGGTCAGTGTATGTTTGCAGAGAAGGCCCGACACATCCAGAAGGCTGGTGCCATCGGAGGCATCGTCATCG ATGACAACGACGGCAGCAGCAGCGACACCGCTCCCCTGTTTCAGATGGCCGGGGACGGCCGCAGCACCGACGACGTCACCAtgccgctcctcttcctcttccacaaGGAGGGCAACATCCTGTTGGAGGCGCTGAAGGAGTACCGGGAGGTGGAGGTGCTGCTGAGCGACAAAGCCAGAGACAGAG GTGTGGACGTGCAGGAAGCGGAGGAAGACTGCTTAACGGACGCAACAACTCCCACCTCATTTGAACCCATCACACAATCGCAAATTAGCACGTTGGAGCTGGACGAGTTGGCTCCCGAGGAGGTCACCGCATCACAGGAGGAGGTCAGTCCTGTAGATCAAGACACTAGTCCTGCAGCGGAAGTTAGTCCGCCAGAAGAGGAAGCTAGTCCCGCAGAGGACGTTCGACCACCAGAAGAGGAAGCCAAAGAAGCAGAGGCTGATTCCTCCAAAGAGGAGAGAGACtctgagaagagagaggagccTGAAGGCGACACAGACTCAAGCAGCCAGTCGGTGGACGAACTGCTGGCTGATTGGCGGGAAGACTTGGAGGCGTTCCAGCAGATGGAGAAGGATGAGCTCTGA